In a genomic window of Anoxybacter fermentans:
- a CDS encoding metallophosphoesterase family protein: MGGKVRFIHAADIHLGSLLHSTGRAPQEISNLIKRVTYEAFVRICNAAIKYSVDFVLLAGDLYDHKSRSVAANQFFVHQCQRLEKENIPVYIIAGNHDPLQEQGELFDLPKNVFIFDSEQVEVQEVVNKEGELIARILGQSYRGRSESRKMYSSFTVPDTGVCNIGILHTQLDPTNNNYVPCSLNDLICKNDIHYWALGHIHQPRILHRTHPVIAYSGIPQGRDFGEEGVGGCFLVEMTPQNEPEIWFIPTSSVVWKRVEIAIDEDEKNVPENFTCLENLILNKAEDILNKVPPIPEGFKLAQDNNWPDFFQGYIIQWILTGRGEIHDLLVEQEEEAIRLLVENLQDRLKDRKPFLWTESVVVRTGKPLPHLKSLKEQNPIFAEIEEIVHLSLTDAQFKKDLVSELGQIWEDRVDHENINEQKFQLDEETLQAIVKQAEEIVIEKLIEGREL; encoded by the coding sequence ATGGGAGGAAAAGTCCGCTTTATTCATGCTGCGGATATCCATCTGGGAAGTCTTTTGCATAGTACCGGGAGAGCTCCTCAAGAGATTTCTAATTTAATTAAAAGAGTTACTTATGAAGCCTTTGTACGGATTTGTAATGCAGCAATAAAATATAGTGTAGACTTCGTTCTTCTGGCTGGAGACCTTTATGATCATAAATCCCGCTCAGTTGCAGCTAATCAGTTTTTTGTTCATCAATGTCAACGGTTAGAGAAAGAGAATATCCCTGTTTATATCATTGCCGGAAACCATGATCCTCTACAGGAACAGGGTGAATTATTTGATTTACCGAAAAATGTATTTATTTTCGACAGTGAACAGGTTGAGGTTCAGGAAGTAGTAAATAAAGAGGGAGAACTTATAGCCCGCATTTTGGGTCAATCCTACCGAGGTAGATCTGAGTCACGAAAGATGTACAGTTCTTTTACGGTTCCCGATACAGGGGTATGTAATATCGGTATATTACATACTCAGCTAGACCCTACGAATAACAACTATGTTCCCTGTTCGTTAAATGATCTTATTTGCAAAAATGATATTCATTATTGGGCTTTAGGACATATTCATCAACCCCGGATTTTACATAGAACTCATCCTGTTATTGCTTATTCTGGTATTCCCCAGGGCCGGGATTTTGGTGAAGAAGGAGTAGGCGGCTGTTTTCTGGTAGAGATGACTCCTCAGAATGAACCTGAAATATGGTTTATTCCTACTTCATCTGTGGTCTGGAAGAGAGTTGAAATTGCTATAGATGAGGATGAGAAGAATGTACCGGAAAATTTTACCTGTTTAGAAAATTTGATTCTCAATAAAGCTGAAGATATTTTAAATAAAGTTCCGCCAATTCCAGAAGGTTTTAAATTGGCTCAGGATAATAATTGGCCTGATTTCTTTCAGGGTTATATTATTCAGTGGATTCTAACGGGGCGAGGAGAGATCCATGATTTACTGGTGGAACAAGAGGAAGAAGCTATACGGCTATTGGTGGAAAATTTACAGGATAGGCTTAAAGATAGAAAACCTTTTTTATGGACTGAATCAGTAGTAGTCCGGACCGGCAAACCTCTTCCACATCTGAAAAGTTTAAAAGAACAGAATCCTATCTTTGCTGAAATAGAAGAGATAGTACATTTGTCCTTGACTGATGCTCAATTCAAAAAAGATTTAGTAAGTGAGTTAGGTCAAATTTGGGAAGATCGGGTTGACCATGAGAATATCAATGAACAGAAGTTTCAGCTTGATGAAGAGACTTTACAGGCGATTGTTAAACAGGCAGAAGAGATCGTTATTGAGAAACTTATTGAGGGGAGGGAGCTATAG
- a CDS encoding NUDIX hydrolase, producing MRDSFYLSTICYLINDRRVLMINFKEKWDKRYCAPGGKVQFGETPKECIIREFKEETGLKLIDPFLRGIVQWIDDDRHLNGLIFIYQSTKFEGNPITQTKEGILRWVPIDEISKLDLFPINKKFINLIFDTSNFFEGKFYIDQKTNVKSFELYEIPGIENSKDTQCLID from the coding sequence ATGAGAGATTCATTCTATTTATCCACAATTTGTTATCTAATAAATGATAGGAGAGTTTTAATGATCAATTTTAAAGAAAAGTGGGATAAACGTTATTGTGCTCCTGGCGGAAAAGTACAGTTTGGAGAGACTCCTAAAGAATGTATTATAAGAGAATTTAAAGAAGAAACTGGTTTAAAATTAATTGACCCTTTTCTAAGAGGTATTGTACAATGGATTGATGATGATCGACATTTGAATGGTCTAATTTTCATTTATCAATCTACAAAATTTGAAGGGAATCCAATAACCCAAACAAAAGAAGGAATATTAAGATGGGTTCCTATTGATGAAATCAGTAAATTAGATCTATTCCCAATTAATAAAAAATTTATCAATCTTATCTTTGATACATCCAATTTTTTTGAAGGTAAATTTTATATAGATCAGAAAACGAATGTTAAAAGTTTTGAACTTTATGAAATACCCGGAATAGAAAACTCAAAAGATACCCAGTGCTTAATAGATTGA
- the tadA gene encoding tRNA adenosine(34) deaminase TadA, with the protein MIREEDYRFMQEAIEEAKKAYAIEEVPIGAVVVKDGEVIGRGYNLRERDHDPTAHAEIIAIRDAACWLGGWRLTGCTLYVTIEPCPMCAGAILNARIDRVVYGAKDPKAGCAGSLMNILTDGRFNHQAEVISGLLAEECAELMRSFFKRLRK; encoded by the coding sequence ATGATTAGAGAAGAAGATTATCGGTTTATGCAGGAAGCTATTGAAGAAGCAAAAAAAGCATATGCTATTGAGGAAGTACCTATTGGTGCTGTTGTGGTCAAAGATGGAGAAGTGATTGGAAGAGGTTATAATTTAAGAGAAAGAGATCATGACCCGACAGCTCATGCTGAAATTATTGCCATTCGGGATGCTGCGTGTTGGCTGGGTGGTTGGAGATTGACAGGGTGTACTTTGTATGTTACAATAGAACCGTGTCCGATGTGTGCTGGAGCTATTTTGAATGCCCGAATTGATCGGGTTGTTTATGGCGCAAAGGATCCGAAAGCGGGATGTGCAGGAAGCCTTATGAATATCCTCACTGATGGGAGATTTAACCATCAAGCTGAGGTGATTTCTGGCTTATTGGCAGAGGAATGTGCGGAATTGATGCGTAGTTTTTTTAAACGGCTTAGAAAATAG
- a CDS encoding ISL3 family transposase, protein MQYNNIIKFLDLPDIIATEIISTEDRYIFIAEAKKNHIVCPQCGNITNKIHDTKWQNIRDIPIRGKLVIIRLLKKRYRCPYCHKRGIPEKYESIDKYARKTKRFDKYLAKETVSKDYSKVARENGLSYTAVNNAVKKVVDPLIKQQVSKLSQLKAISIDEFAVLKRHKYGVSITDPINRELIDILPTRKKDDLIDYFNCWEDEQRRQIQSISMDMWRPFKAVANAAFTHAKIVIDKFHLVTLMNRALDEVRKQVQQTVNNHQRRKFFQSRLLLQKRAEELTDEEHEKLIKLFELSPALEKAWELKEEFRDLLQLDDVKEATRALKRWYKEVIKNKLMPFYQVKKIIQRWEEKILNYFKTKITNGFAEGINNKIKLIKRIGYGVPNVMNLRRRVFNAMLSY, encoded by the coding sequence ATGCAATATAATAATATCATAAAATTTCTTGATTTGCCAGACATTATTGCAACTGAAATTATTTCAACAGAGGACAGATATATTTTTATCGCTGAAGCAAAGAAAAATCACATTGTGTGTCCTCAGTGTGGTAATATCACTAATAAAATCCATGATACAAAATGGCAAAATATTAGAGACATCCCCATAAGAGGTAAACTAGTAATCATTAGACTTCTAAAGAAAAGATATCGTTGTCCTTATTGTCATAAGAGGGGTATCCCTGAAAAATATGAAAGTATTGATAAATATGCCCGTAAAACCAAACGCTTTGATAAATATCTTGCTAAAGAAACTGTCAGCAAGGATTATTCTAAAGTTGCTAGAGAAAACGGGTTAAGTTATACAGCTGTTAATAATGCAGTTAAAAAAGTAGTTGACCCTCTCATTAAACAACAAGTTTCAAAACTTAGTCAATTAAAAGCCATCAGTATCGATGAATTTGCAGTTTTAAAACGCCATAAATATGGAGTTAGCATTACAGATCCAATTAATCGGGAGTTAATTGACATTTTACCTACTCGCAAAAAGGATGATTTAATTGACTACTTTAATTGTTGGGAAGATGAACAAAGACGACAGATTCAATCGATCTCTATGGATATGTGGCGGCCGTTCAAAGCAGTAGCAAATGCAGCATTTACTCATGCAAAAATTGTTATAGATAAATTTCATCTTGTAACTTTAATGAACAGAGCCCTTGATGAAGTTAGAAAACAAGTTCAACAAACAGTAAATAATCATCAGAGAAGAAAGTTTTTTCAAAGTCGTTTATTACTCCAAAAACGAGCTGAAGAATTGACAGATGAAGAACATGAAAAGCTCATCAAATTATTTGAACTCAGTCCAGCTCTAGAAAAGGCCTGGGAATTAAAAGAGGAATTCAGAGACCTATTGCAGCTAGATGATGTGAAAGAAGCCACCAGAGCTCTAAAAAGGTGGTATAAAGAAGTAATAAAAAACAAGCTGATGCCTTTTTACCAGGTAAAAAAGATAATACAAAGATGGGAAGAAAAAATACTAAATTATTTTAAGACTAAGATAACCAATGGCTTTGCTGAGGGTATCAATAACAAGATTAAATTGATCAAAAGGATTGGATATGGTGTTCCAAATGTTATGAATCTAAGGAGAAGAGTATTTAATGCAATGTTAAGTTATTAA
- the sppA gene encoding signal peptide peptidase SppA produces MKKNHFFLYLFGGAFVILFLVGVLASLMAGNFGDGIKSKERIAVVEVKGFITGGESGSNIFGEKFAGSDTLMRYIRKAAADTSIKALLLHINSPGGSVSATEAVYREVLRFKEKTGKPVLAVMEDVAASGGYYIAVGADEIYANPATVTGSIGVIMQFRNYQELYDKYGIKIETIKSGKYKDIGNPARGLTKDERELLQTLVDQMYERFVKAVMEGRGMSKEEVLKLAQGQIYSGIQAQELNLVDHLGNFYDAVDYLAKKVGIKGEPVLVYYTKPSPLERLFSGLAKAIISVLGESVNDAGPGMMLIEKSLQMPGAGNLQLIY; encoded by the coding sequence ATGAAGAAAAATCACTTTTTCCTATATTTATTTGGAGGGGCATTTGTTATATTATTCCTGGTTGGAGTACTTGCATCATTGATGGCAGGAAATTTTGGGGATGGGATTAAATCAAAAGAAAGAATTGCTGTAGTTGAGGTTAAGGGGTTTATTACGGGTGGTGAGAGTGGTAGTAATATTTTTGGAGAGAAGTTTGCCGGATCAGATACGTTGATGCGTTATATCAGAAAAGCAGCAGCTGACACATCGATTAAGGCATTGCTTTTACATATTAATAGCCCGGGTGGTAGTGTTTCTGCAACAGAGGCGGTATATAGAGAAGTTTTACGTTTTAAGGAGAAAACAGGAAAACCGGTTTTAGCGGTAATGGAGGATGTTGCTGCTTCTGGTGGGTATTATATTGCGGTAGGAGCAGATGAAATCTATGCCAACCCGGCAACAGTGACGGGGAGTATCGGTGTTATCATGCAGTTTAGAAATTATCAAGAGTTATACGATAAATATGGAATTAAGATTGAAACTATCAAAAGCGGTAAGTATAAAGATATAGGTAATCCTGCCCGGGGGTTGACTAAAGATGAACGGGAATTGTTACAGACCTTGGTAGATCAGATGTATGAGCGGTTTGTGAAGGCGGTGATGGAAGGTAGGGGTATGTCTAAAGAAGAGGTTTTGAAGCTGGCCCAGGGCCAGATTTATAGTGGAATTCAGGCTCAAGAACTGAATCTGGTAGATCATCTTGGAAACTTTTATGATGCGGTAGATTATCTTGCTAAAAAAGTAGGAATTAAGGGAGAGCCGGTTTTAGTATATTATACAAAACCTTCGCCTTTAGAGCGGTTATTTAGCGGATTGGCAAAGGCAATTATATCAGTTCTGGGGGAATCGGTAAATGATGCTGGTCCCGGGATGATGTTAATAGAGAAAAGTTTGCAAATGCCAGGAGCGGGTAATCTTCAACTAATTTATTAA
- a CDS encoding N-acetylmuramoyl-L-alanine amidase family protein encodes MNRIICIDPGHGKPWPGAVFGFIKESEFVLNIAAHLAGELQKRGYFVVKTRYSNFALVSEREKLVEDLNTRAQIANMFKANIFISLHFNAHENHAANGVESWYFQGSVKGRHLAECIQNQLIKKFKMRNRGIKGTNKLIVLRKTLMPAVLIELGFISNPKDREIMASSDYPQNAACAIADGVDSYFQ; translated from the coding sequence ATGAATAGAATTATCTGTATTGATCCGGGACATGGTAAACCCTGGCCAGGGGCTGTTTTTGGGTTTATAAAAGAAAGCGAATTTGTTTTAAATATTGCTGCCCATCTGGCAGGAGAACTCCAGAAAAGAGGATATTTTGTAGTAAAAACCCGTTATTCTAACTTTGCTCTGGTTTCTGAAAGGGAAAAATTAGTTGAAGATCTGAATACGAGAGCCCAGATAGCAAATATGTTTAAAGCTAACATTTTCATATCTCTCCATTTCAATGCCCATGAAAACCATGCGGCAAACGGCGTAGAGAGTTGGTATTTTCAGGGGTCTGTTAAAGGCAGACATTTAGCAGAGTGTATTCAAAATCAACTTATTAAAAAATTTAAAATGCGTAATCGTGGGATTAAAGGGACAAACAAACTAATTGTTTTGAGAAAAACCCTAATGCCCGCTGTATTGATTGAATTGGGGTTTATCTCTAATCCCAAAGATAGGGAAATTATGGCTTCTTCTGATTATCCACAAAATGCAGCCTGTGCAATTGCTGATGGAGTAGATAGTTATTTTCAGTAA
- a CDS encoding transposase has protein sequence MKRKKYSNEFKQQILDEYRLVSNVALVARRHEISKNTIYDYTAKS, from the coding sequence ATGAAACGTAAGAAGTATTCTAATGAATTTAAACAGCAAATCCTTGATGAATATAGATTAGTAAGTAATGTTGCTCTGGTTGCTCGTCGTCACGAAATTTCTAAAAATACAATATATGATTATACTGCAAAAAGCTAA
- the serS gene encoding serine--tRNA ligase yields MLDMKFVRENLDLVQEALKKRGKEAPLEEFKKLDKRRREILYEVEQLKAHRNKVSKQIGELKRAGKDASEVIEEMGKVSAKIKEMDAELKEIEPQMKKILLGIPNIPHETVPVGKDENDNVVLRTWGKPRKFEFEPKPHWELGENLGILDFERGGKVTGARFTFMKGLGARLERALINFMLDVHTNEHGYTEIFPPFLVNTDSLIGTGQLPKFAEDMFKVEGTDYYLIPTAEVPVTNLYREEILDGDKLPIYHVAYSACFRAEAGAAGRDTRGIIRQHQFNKVELVKFVKPEDSYSELEKLTENAEVILQKLGLPYRVVALCTGDLTFSSAKTYDLEVWLPSFNDYREISSCSNFEDFQARRAGIRFRREKGAKAEFVHTLNGSGLAIGRTVAAILENYQDEEGNVVIPEVLRPYMGGVEKITPLEK; encoded by the coding sequence ATGTTAGATATGAAATTTGTTCGCGAAAACCTGGATCTGGTTCAAGAAGCACTGAAAAAGCGTGGAAAAGAAGCACCGCTTGAAGAATTTAAAAAACTGGATAAGCGCCGGAGAGAGATTCTCTATGAAGTAGAACAATTAAAAGCTCACCGTAATAAGGTTTCGAAACAGATTGGTGAATTAAAGCGGGCTGGTAAAGATGCCAGTGAGGTTATTGAGGAGATGGGTAAAGTTTCGGCTAAGATTAAAGAGATGGATGCAGAATTAAAAGAAATTGAGCCGCAGATGAAAAAGATTTTATTAGGAATTCCTAATATTCCCCACGAAACAGTTCCGGTGGGAAAAGATGAAAATGATAATGTGGTTTTAAGAACCTGGGGTAAGCCCCGAAAGTTTGAATTTGAACCCAAACCTCATTGGGAGCTAGGAGAGAATCTGGGTATTTTGGATTTTGAACGCGGTGGTAAGGTAACTGGTGCACGTTTTACTTTTATGAAAGGTCTGGGTGCGCGTTTAGAACGGGCTTTAATCAATTTTATGTTGGATGTGCATACCAATGAGCACGGTTATACTGAGATTTTTCCACCATTTCTAGTTAATACTGACAGTTTGATAGGAACAGGTCAATTACCTAAATTCGCCGAAGATATGTTTAAAGTAGAGGGTACTGATTATTACTTAATTCCTACTGCAGAAGTACCTGTAACCAATCTTTACAGAGAAGAGATTTTAGATGGTGACAAACTCCCTATTTATCATGTTGCTTATAGTGCCTGCTTTAGGGCTGAAGCGGGTGCAGCGGGTCGGGATACCCGGGGTATTATCCGTCAACATCAGTTCAATAAAGTTGAATTGGTGAAGTTTGTTAAACCCGAGGATTCTTATAGTGAATTAGAAAAATTAACGGAAAATGCAGAAGTAATTCTGCAAAAGTTAGGTCTCCCATATCGTGTAGTAGCTCTCTGTACCGGTGATTTGACTTTTAGTTCGGCTAAAACCTATGACCTGGAAGTCTGGCTGCCATCTTTTAATGACTATAGAGAGATTTCATCGTGCAGTAATTTTGAGGATTTTCAGGCTCGCCGGGCAGGTATCCGTTTCCGTCGGGAAAAGGGTGCAAAAGCTGAATTTGTTCATACATTGAATGGTTCGGGTCTGGCAATTGGTAGAACTGTAGCTGCAATTTTAGAGAATTATCAGGATGAAGAAGGAAATGTAGTGATTCCTGAGGTTTTACGTCCATATATGGGTGGTGTGGAGAAGATTACTCCGCTGGAAAAGTAG
- a CDS encoding ATP-binding protein, whose product MTLPTDQIFKEWVEFVTAVSKYSSIRPITFQFWEGCREADINSCHQKFVFLSKAELEQKREENAELIKVTSPYIDYLSLSFLGKPHLVVLSDSEGWILEVCGTLEEFGGQVVGIGPGVNWSEEYLGHNGIGTALVKGEPVLIYGIEHCGLPFNSMVCLGLPIRDNNNSIIGALDICVPKEDAHPACFTLALASIVSIENALSASSKLQNKLDYVEKLLATESLLATMVHDLKNPLSTIRGISQLGYMTSGSIREQEYFKKIIKQVDILIDMLNELLGKFKSEDYIKDSPVKAIQEVLNEIEPLCRARGIELSFFAQSYGKTIIHERFFKRAMHNLLINAVQIMSEGGKLIVRVNEKKDFILIEIADTGPGIPLEIQQEVFEPFVHGRTDGTGLGLYIVHYVITKVHRGKIWFETGTNEGTTFYIKLPIVSVAENKLNFTYQRSEV is encoded by the coding sequence ATGACATTACCCACAGATCAAATTTTTAAGGAATGGGTGGAGTTTGTTACGGCTGTCAGTAAATATTCATCTATTAGGCCTATTACGTTTCAGTTTTGGGAAGGATGTCGGGAGGCAGATATAAATTCCTGTCACCAGAAATTTGTTTTTTTATCGAAAGCAGAGCTTGAACAAAAGCGGGAGGAAAATGCTGAATTAATTAAGGTTACAAGTCCTTATATAGATTATCTTTCTCTTTCGTTTTTAGGAAAACCTCATTTAGTAGTATTATCTGATAGTGAGGGTTGGATTCTTGAGGTTTGTGGTACACTCGAGGAGTTTGGGGGACAGGTAGTGGGAATCGGGCCGGGGGTTAACTGGTCTGAGGAATACTTAGGTCATAATGGTATTGGTACAGCACTTGTCAAGGGAGAACCTGTATTAATCTACGGAATTGAACATTGCGGGCTACCCTTTAATTCTATGGTATGCCTGGGGTTACCAATCAGAGATAATAATAATTCAATCATAGGTGCTCTTGATATCTGTGTTCCGAAAGAAGATGCTCACCCGGCGTGTTTTACTCTTGCTCTTGCTAGCATTGTTTCTATCGAAAATGCTCTTTCTGCTTCTTCGAAATTACAAAATAAATTAGATTATGTTGAAAAGCTTTTGGCAACGGAAAGTCTTCTTGCAACTATGGTTCACGATTTAAAAAATCCTTTATCGACCATTCGAGGTATTAGCCAATTGGGTTATATGACTTCCGGGTCGATCAGGGAACAAGAGTATTTTAAAAAGATAATTAAACAGGTTGATATCCTTATTGATATGCTTAACGAATTATTAGGTAAATTTAAATCGGAGGATTATATTAAGGACTCACCAGTTAAAGCTATTCAGGAAGTTTTGAATGAAATTGAACCACTATGTAGAGCCAGGGGCATTGAACTGAGTTTTTTTGCTCAAAGCTATGGAAAAACAATAATTCATGAAAGGTTCTTTAAGCGGGCCATGCATAATCTTCTAATTAATGCTGTCCAGATTATGTCAGAAGGAGGTAAACTTATAGTTCGGGTTAACGAAAAAAAGGATTTTATTCTAATAGAGATTGCTGATACAGGGCCAGGGATACCGCTGGAGATTCAGCAAGAGGTTTTTGAACCTTTTGTTCACGGTCGTACAGACGGGACGGGTCTTGGACTTTATATAGTTCACTATGTGATTACCAAAGTTCATAGGGGTAAAATATGGTTTGAGACTGGAACGAATGAGGGTACTACATTTTACATTAAACTTCCAATTGTGAGTGTTGCTGAAAATAAACTGAATTTCACTTATCAAAGATCAGAAGTTTGA
- a CDS encoding ATP-binding protein, with protein sequence MRIKRIYIGDFGIFRNQTLDEIGPGIVVIGGLNRAGKSTFLKILRYLGYGFPQSDSLPPAVRKYEVESDVILDSGDIFNIRLTGYGEPIVNCIVGENNKIASARELYNNLDPFTYQQVFTISLDELQRIPNGVSRKEMEKLQSILLGAGLSDIVQIPQIEKALIKEAEKIGGKHGNPRVKEFKPYYQQIKAGIELRESALQQVEQYYNKQKELEKINQKIDEGEKELKELLARITALDLLKNNFEDYNKLKKLEIHLRDPQIQQLLKSYPAGSLEKAKNLYEEYKKIIEDYNKQLYRFNKEIAEKNISDVKEKLLKYKEELYYFYQQLSGLKEKVQNYLTQKEDCQQEKNELIAEMAHLNQAWEGDFDRVLKIKSDQLEQDRLAQTVEDYKKLQQEKRELEKDLTELKREQMILKNQLEEFKVSEPGKVIKRYFYLALLFTILGGSLSFINFTSGILIGVAGIIGAGAYLIYKYSTESSLRNQKQNLEIELKNIESRLLDLKTNFERVEKDINSCDNDLQRYRTFLGLARETSPELIKEYFRDIQDLKKRIVKWKNFADRIKTAAVELEEELKKMAHLVQELDEGQDYIFQSGELIKNSGKLFVRIEQAIQHLELALSLENGERLKENIEKKICQLMNLKDGTDNLQELLEQFIQQGEKFEKFSELKSQYQLLKLQILQALKTDRVRDAMEKFYKHPITDDQDLLQTFDRLFKEYTSLEDVQKAYEDSDRNLKSLEKELERLKEKRQTLKNEIEYLATTENLEKAQKQIDGARAELRLLAEKFAIYRAAAYILNQVQKRFIEKTKGELLSQASRILNQITNGEYKEILPPDNLIDIDFKIVLDDGVIQDTADILSRGTREQLFMAVRINRIQEIDPPLPVILDDSLVNFDIYHMDKVVELLANLAKSHQIFVMTCHSHLVECIAAHSPGAQYWKLEEGVFSISDENKLINYLRKR encoded by the coding sequence GTGAGGATTAAGCGAATATATATTGGGGATTTTGGAATTTTCCGCAACCAGACTCTGGATGAGATTGGCCCGGGGATTGTGGTTATAGGAGGACTTAATCGGGCCGGTAAGTCAACATTTCTTAAAATTCTCCGCTATTTAGGGTATGGTTTTCCCCAAAGTGACTCCCTCCCTCCGGCTGTAAGAAAATATGAAGTTGAGAGTGATGTAATCCTTGATTCTGGAGATATTTTCAATATTCGTTTAACCGGTTATGGAGAACCTATTGTAAATTGTATAGTGGGAGAAAATAATAAAATAGCCTCAGCCAGAGAACTTTATAATAATCTAGATCCCTTTACATATCAACAGGTGTTTACCATAAGTCTTGATGAGTTACAGCGGATTCCCAATGGGGTTTCCAGAAAAGAAATGGAAAAATTACAGTCCATTTTATTGGGAGCGGGATTGAGCGATATTGTGCAGATTCCCCAGATAGAGAAAGCTTTGATAAAAGAAGCTGAAAAAATTGGTGGAAAACACGGAAATCCCAGGGTTAAGGAGTTTAAACCCTATTATCAGCAGATTAAAGCTGGAATAGAATTAAGGGAAAGTGCTTTACAACAGGTAGAACAGTATTATAACAAGCAGAAAGAATTGGAAAAGATTAACCAGAAGATTGATGAAGGTGAAAAAGAGCTTAAAGAATTGCTGGCCCGGATTACGGCTCTGGATCTATTAAAAAACAATTTTGAGGATTATAATAAATTAAAAAAGCTTGAAATTCATCTAAGAGACCCTCAAATACAACAGCTTTTGAAGAGTTATCCGGCTGGTTCTTTAGAAAAAGCAAAAAATTTATATGAGGAATATAAGAAAATTATTGAAGATTATAATAAACAGCTTTATCGTTTTAACAAAGAAATAGCTGAAAAGAATATATCTGATGTTAAAGAAAAACTTCTTAAGTACAAAGAAGAGTTATACTATTTTTATCAACAGCTTTCCGGGTTAAAGGAGAAGGTACAAAATTATTTAACTCAAAAGGAAGATTGTCAACAGGAAAAAAATGAATTGATTGCCGAGATGGCTCACTTAAACCAGGCCTGGGAAGGAGATTTTGATCGGGTATTAAAAATCAAATCTGACCAATTAGAACAGGATAGATTGGCTCAAACGGTAGAGGATTATAAGAAATTACAGCAGGAGAAGAGGGAACTTGAAAAAGATTTGACAGAATTAAAGAGAGAGCAAATGATACTTAAAAATCAGTTAGAGGAATTTAAAGTTTCTGAACCCGGTAAGGTTATTAAGAGGTATTTTTATCTAGCATTACTGTTTACTATATTAGGTGGTAGTTTATCCTTTATAAATTTTACGTCAGGAATTTTAATTGGGGTAGCAGGTATCATTGGTGCTGGAGCATATCTTATTTATAAATATTCTACAGAGAGTAGTTTAAGAAATCAAAAACAGAATTTAGAGATAGAGCTAAAGAATATTGAAAGTCGGCTTTTAGATCTGAAAACAAATTTTGAGCGGGTAGAAAAAGATATTAATAGTTGTGATAATGATTTACAAAGATATCGGACTTTTTTAGGACTGGCCAGAGAAACTTCTCCAGAGCTTATAAAAGAGTATTTTAGAGATATACAGGATTTAAAAAAGAGGATAGTTAAGTGGAAAAATTTTGCTGATAGAATAAAAACTGCTGCTGTAGAATTAGAAGAAGAATTAAAGAAGATGGCTCATCTGGTTCAAGAGTTAGATGAAGGGCAGGATTATATTTTTCAGTCAGGAGAACTTATAAAAAACAGTGGAAAGTTATTTGTACGGATCGAGCAGGCTATACAGCATCTGGAATTGGCTCTAAGTTTAGAAAACGGTGAGCGACTGAAAGAGAATATAGAGAAAAAGATTTGCCAGCTTATGAACTTGAAAGATGGTACAGATAACCTACAGGAGTTATTGGAGCAATTTATTCAACAGGGGGAAAAATTTGAAAAATTTAGTGAATTAAAATCACAGTATCAACTTTTAAAATTACAGATTTTGCAGGCATTGAAAACTGATCGGGTTAGAGATGCTATGGAAAAATTTTATAAGCACCCTATTACTGATGATCAGGATTTATTACAGACTTTTGACCGTCTTTTTAAAGAATATACTTCCCTGGAAGATGTACAAAAGGCCTATGAAGATTCTGATCGAAACTTAAAATCTTTAGAGAAAGAATTGGAAAGATTGAAAGAAAAGCGCCAGACTTTAAAAAATGAAATAGAGTATCTGGCTACTACAGAAAATTTAGAAAAAGCTCAAAAGCAAATTGATGGAGCCCGCGCCGAATTAAGACTTCTGGCAGAAAAGTTTGCAATTTATAGAGCTGCAGCCTATATTTTAAATCAGGTGCAGAAGCGATTTATTGAAAAAACAAAGGGGGAATTATTAAGTCAGGCCAGTAGAATTCTAAATCAGATTACTAATGGAGAATATAAAGAAATATTACCACCAGATAATCTCATCGATATAGATTTTAAAATTGTCTTAGATGATGGAGTTATACAGGATACCGCTGATATACTGAGTCGCGGGACCAGAGAACAATTATTTATGGCGGTTCGAATCAATCGGATACAGGAGATTGATCCTCCATTACCGGTAATTCTGGATGACTCTCTTGTAAACTTTGATATCTATCATATGGATAAAGTGGTAGAACTTTTGGCTAATCTGGCAAAGAGTCATCAGATCTTTGTTATGACCTGTCACTCTCATTTAGTAGAGTGTATAGCTGCCCATAGTCCAGGCGCTCAATATTGGAAGCTGGAAGAAGGGGTGTTTAGTATTTCTGATGAAAATAAATTAATAAATTATTTGCGTAAAAGGTAA